The proteins below are encoded in one region of Clostridium estertheticum:
- a CDS encoding flavodoxin family protein: MATMNIRVIYHSSTGNTEKLARAIADTLNVEAEQLGEDPISFSEPVDLLFIGDGIYFGKANERTRSFIDRLDPKMIKNAAIFATYGGLAKIGTDIKELLQNKEIRVVEEPFTCKGQSWVFINRNQPNETDLSKVRKYAKNAAAKVDR; encoded by the coding sequence ATGGCAACTATGAATATTAGAGTAATTTATCACTCGTCAACAGGTAATACGGAAAAACTCGCACGCGCAATAGCGGATACGTTAAATGTCGAAGCTGAACAGTTAGGAGAAGACCCTATTTCTTTTTCTGAGCCTGTCGACTTACTTTTCATTGGAGATGGGATATATTTTGGAAAAGCAAATGAAAGGACACGCTCTTTCATTGACCGATTAGATCCGAAAATGATAAAAAACGCAGCTATCTTTGCCACATATGGAGGGTTAGCTAAAATTGGCACTGACATAAAAGAGCTCTTACAGAATAAAGAAATAAGGGTTGTTGAGGAGCCTTTTACTTGTAAAGGTCAGTCTTGGGTATTCATCAATCGGAATCAACCAAACGAAACCGATTTAAGCAAGGTTCGCAAATATGCTAAAAATGCAGCTGCAAAAGTGGATAGATAA
- a CDS encoding MarR family winged helix-turn-helix transcriptional regulator, producing the protein MESFKFSLRDVPKREILKDYSSRFPGINIGAVEGCISLLRTASDISKILDEHFSKYDISEGKFTILMLLYRQNDYQLSPISLSKKAEVTKGTMTKLIGGLENQGFIEKIPNSCDKRSYLVRLSSKGLRILEEILPIHYTLIAKLMSGLEDGQLKELTSLLNLLPNNLYDIER; encoded by the coding sequence CGTGAGATTTTAAAAGATTATTCTAGCCGATTTCCGGGTATAAATATAGGAGCAGTTGAAGGTTGTATATCACTCCTCAGGACGGCGTCTGATATTTCAAAAATACTTGATGAACATTTTTCTAAGTATGATATTTCGGAAGGAAAATTTACAATCTTAATGCTTTTGTATCGACAGAATGATTATCAATTATCTCCAATATCCCTTAGCAAAAAAGCTGAAGTTACTAAGGGAACTATGACAAAATTAATAGGCGGACTTGAAAATCAAGGTTTCATAGAGAAAATCCCCAACTCGTGTGATAAGAGAAGCTATTTGGTTCGGCTAAGCTCAAAAGGATTACGTATATTGGAGGAGATTTTGCCTATACACTACACCTTAATTGCTAAACTTATGTCCGGACTTGAAGACGGTCAATTGAAGGAACTAACCTCTTTACTTAATTTATTACCAAATAATTTATATGATATAGAAAGGTGA
- a CDS encoding VOC family protein has protein sequence MRFCWSTLNVKDLEESIKFYTDVIGLEVVRKFNAGPGVEIAFLGKGETKIELICDGESRDTVIGNDISWGFEVESLDKALVLVKEKDITVDSGPTRPNPNVRYFFIKDPNGMRIQLVENIT, from the coding sequence ATGAGATTTTGTTGGAGTACCCTAAACGTAAAGGACTTGGAGGAATCAATCAAGTTTTATACAGACGTCATAGGGCTTGAGGTGGTAAGGAAATTTAACGCAGGACCTGGAGTGGAGATTGCATTTTTAGGCAAAGGAGAAACAAAAATTGAGCTTATTTGCGACGGTGAGAGCAGGGATACAGTTATCGGCAACGATATTTCTTGGGGATTTGAAGTCGAGTCTCTTGATAAGGCACTTGTTTTGGTTAAAGAAAAAGATATCACTGTTGACAGCGGGCCGACCCGGCCTAACCCGAATGTTAGATATTTCTTTATAAAGGATCCAAACGGTATGAGAATACAGTTGGTGGAGAATATTACATAA
- a CDS encoding SDR family oxidoreductase, with the protein MILITGANGQTGRAIIKALLSKGEQIRAFVHKTEQIQEIKSLGEIDVFAGDMMNQKSVDEALIGINTVYHICSAVNPNEVEIGQMVINAARNARVEHFVYHSVLHSVLQDMPHHQKKLKVEELMVNSGIPYTIIQPAVFMQNILESWKSLSEKGIFQQKFFTTQETRMCMVDLEDLAEAVSIILTNTGYTGATYELCGPENLSLSDMLAAMELHFGLEIKVETPQDEMFAAQLKKHGVGDYKVNTLLKMFQHYNEHGFVGNPNVLTWILGRKPNDFSSFILRTIQSQRS; encoded by the coding sequence ATGATACTTATAACTGGAGCGAATGGGCAAACTGGTCGTGCAATAATTAAGGCTTTATTATCTAAAGGCGAGCAGATTAGAGCTTTCGTTCATAAAACCGAACAAATTCAGGAAATTAAATCCTTGGGCGAGATTGATGTATTTGCAGGAGATATGATGAATCAAAAGTCTGTTGATGAAGCGTTAATCGGAATTAATACAGTATATCACATATGTTCTGCTGTAAATCCCAATGAAGTTGAGATAGGACAAATGGTAATAAACGCTGCTCGCAATGCTAGAGTAGAGCATTTCGTATACCATTCAGTATTGCATTCCGTACTTCAAGATATGCCACATCATCAGAAAAAACTCAAGGTTGAGGAACTTATGGTGAATTCAGGAATCCCATATACTATTATTCAGCCAGCAGTATTTATGCAGAATATACTAGAGTCTTGGAAGTCACTTAGTGAAAAAGGCATATTCCAACAAAAGTTTTTTACTACTCAAGAAACTCGCATGTGTATGGTTGATTTAGAAGACTTAGCCGAGGCCGTTTCTATAATTCTTACAAATACTGGTTATACAGGGGCCACATATGAACTTTGTGGACCTGAAAATTTATCTTTGTCTGATATGCTGGCAGCTATGGAACTGCATTTTGGTCTTGAAATCAAAGTTGAAACGCCTCAGGACGAAATGTTTGCAGCACAATTAAAAAAGCATGGTGTAGGAGACTATAAAGTTAATACACTATTAAAGATGTTTCAACATTATAATGAACATGGATTTGTCGGAAATCCAAATGTTTTAACTTGGATATTAGGACGAAAACCAAATGATTTTTCATCCTTTATTCTTAGAACAATACAAAGCCAAAGATCATAG